A window of Glycine soja cultivar W05 chromosome 2, ASM419377v2, whole genome shotgun sequence genomic DNA:
GATATTTactgattattttttatggtttctTTACTATCTCATACTAATAAATAACTGTCATACAGGGACTATTTCCTTCAGTATGTATTTATTATCTTGGTAATTAAGATTCGTATTAATAATTTCGACTAGTCTACCCAAAATAGCCAGCTGCTACAATTTTTTACTGTTCACAGGTTGGAGATGTTGCTGTCCTTGACATCTCAGCAACAACCATTGATCAAGATGAATCAAATGTTAAAAGTATTCCTTCTGCTGAAAGTAAAGGTCGGGTGATGTGCTTGAAGGAtgataataaaatgataaatgatagaagtcttttttttgtaatacaTCGTGAACATATTTCCTCTAAACCTATATTAGATATGCAGGCTTTAATTTTGATACAGAATATGGTGAACAAGTATTACCGGGTTTCCTTGATTCTATAATTGGAATTCAACGAGGTGAATCAAAGTCTTTTCCTCTTGTATTTCCTGAAACATGGAAGCAAGAAAATCTTCGTGGTGTTCATGCTCAGTTTACTGTAAGTTTCTAATGCTGAATCAGAGAAGTTTAACCATTGTAGGGACATGACCTGGCAtgatagtttttttcttttggtcctTTCGTTACCAAATTCTtcataataaatactttttggCCATATACCTTGTACAATTTATGGTGCTTTTTCATATCCTTACGAAACAGTTATTGTCTTTAAAAGAGGGAGTAAcactttcttttcttacatTAGTATGTTTATGGTTTTAGCTTTGTTACTCCAGCAGATTTTAAGTTCCAGTTTTTATCTTTGCATTTACGTACTAGAAAGAGGATGAAAGCAAGAAATGAAGCTTTACCTTTCTTGTTCAGCTTGTGTAGTCGTATCGTAGCCCCATCGTACAGTAACCATGCTCTAGCTAGAAGTTTTCTAGTGTTTTCCATACATGATCCtaaaatcaaaaatcaaatccCTACAGATAACTATAAAATGATTGTGCAATGGTTCAAGTAGCTGCTgcatttcattataaaaaattctattcttatgatgatgcttttgcttggtattataaaaataataataaaattataaatctttGTTCGAATATCTATTCTTCTAATAATCTAGATGATCTTGAGAATTCCATCCTGTTTGCTAGTCAAGCTAGTAATCCCTTTCAGTTCATAAGCAAGATTCTGCTTATCTCAGCAACTATAGGTTGGTTGACGGCAAGGAAGTGAAGTTTTCCCCTATCCTGTATGATTTTTAGAAGTCTGTAGGTAGAATAGCTGCCCTAGGCAAAAGACTCTGAAAGCAGTGATTCATTAGATAGAGAagttgtgaaaaattcttggcGTGAAAGAAGGACACGACTTCTCTCTAGCCTAGCACCCTTTCCCTCAAACTTGAGAACAGGCATCTCAGAAGGGAAGTTTTTTAACTTTCAGGCAATGTTGTCTAAATTGACTTCTTGCTTTCCATTGGAGGGGATAGTTTATCCCTCTGCcaaaattaaactatatttGCTCTCAATGGGAATGGGATTCAAACTCTGAATTTTCTAAATTGTGTACACAATGCTCAACTCATTTTCATGAGTACAACATTAGGTGCATGTTTGGATCTCATCATTTGCTTGTAGCTTGCTTAAACACACCTTTGGCTGCATATATAGCTTTAACTGATTTTGATTATTGTAAATACTTTCATGCATAACAGGTTGAATGCAAAGAACTTTTTTACAGAGATTTACCAGAGCTGAATGATTCTATTGCTGATAAGCTTCTTCCTGAATGCACCACAGTGGAGCAGGTGATATTTTTACCCTTAAGTATGATTGTCATGTAAATTGAGGAATTATGTTGAATTAAATTTAGGGTAAAATTCTCTAGCATGAATTGCCAGGTCAAAGACTTATTGTTACAGAAATGCCTAGAGGTGGAGCAAACAGCTAGAGAACAAGCAACTGATAATGCTATCTTAGATCAGATTTCTAAGGTAACATTACAATATGCATGCTTATACATTGTGAATAATGATGTGCTTCTGACATGGATACACtagagttattattattattttctggtAGGCATATAATGATTATCAAGAAGGActtcaattttctgtaataagATGATAAGACCTATGTTTCCTTATGAACCTCATGGttgatttttaatcataaaGTATCTTGTAAATCATCTATATCATATCAAGTATGGTGGTAAGTATATCCTCGGAAAAAATCTGATTCTGACGTTTATGAAACAAGTTACCTTTAAATTTGGATTCCCTCTCTTTGGCCCTTTTGTACCAATAATTCTTGTAATGAATTTTATGCTGCAAGAAAACATTGGAGTATGTAAAGTTTATCACAAAAGATCTGTGCATCTTGTCATTTTCAGATTGTAGAAGTTGATATACCTAAATCCTTGTTTGAGGAACAAGGAAGGCAGCTTTATGGAGCCAACCTATTAGAAATACAGGTATTGATTGCAAGTTGCATCATTTTCATGCCAATCAGGCAACTTGGAttccaaatttttttacatttattcatgatttaatgcaaaaaaaaaaaattaaaataataataactctcCTCTCTCAGGCAAAAATGAAACTAAATGAGCAGCAGCTGGCGACTCTGTCAAGTTCGAAGGCTGTGAACGAATTTCTTGAGCATCAGAaggaaaatataacaaatttgatAAAACAGAGTCTGGCAGTTGGTGATATTTATAAGCGTGAAAATCTGCAGGTAGTGAGTTTGATTAAGATACGTTTCCATTATAAATATTTGCTCAGGTCAAGCTGACAACAAAATCTTTCCCCTTGTCAAAAGATTACAAGTGTATTATAGGCCACCCCAATTTTGTGATTGAGAAATAACATTTGCTTTCCACATATCACTTGCTTTTTAATTAAACTGTCTAGTGTAATTGGTGAATGTTTTTGCTTATTGGAATGATTTGTGCATGTATGTTTTTTAGTTTGTTACTGAGGACCTTGTCAAAGAGGTTGAGAATTCCATTGCTGAATTCAAACGTCAAAACCAAGAATATGATGAGGAACGGGTGAAGGGACAGGTTTGTGCCATGCTTCTAAGTTTGTTGACTGTTGTTTATTGTTTTGGCTGCTTCATTGtttcatatatgcatatacaaaaCCACAAATATCTTGAACCATCTTCAAAATGGTCCATGAACTGATAAGCATTTCTAAAGCATAGCATGTTGATTCTATACAATGTCTAGACAATTTATCTGATCTTTTTTACTTTCCTGAAGGTTCAAGAAATACTAGAAGGAGCTAAAGTGCTTGAATGGTTGAGAGAACATGCAGAGGTTCAGTATGTAACTAAATGAGAGACGAGCACTAGCCAAAACAAATaaggaaaatgaaattgcaggTTCATTTGAATGAGTTTTGTTACAGCGGATGTAAGTTGTGAGAAAATAACTATTCTTGATTGAATTTTGAAGAAAGAATATTAAGAGTAGAATAGTGCATTACAAGTTTGTATATTGAGACTTTGATGATAAATTAATAGTAGATATTAGATAACACTAACAAAAAACAGTATTGAAAAACACCAACATATTTCTCATTACAATTCCGCTTTAAAGTGTCAATGTTAAGCcctaaaggaaaagaaggaatgtCACTTGCAAGGATCGCTACACTCTACTTAACATAGTTCAGCAGCTAAAAAAGaggtctaaatttttttttcactaatctCCACCACTTGTTCCAACAGGGTCTTCATCTACAAATATAACACTAATTGAATCATATGCTTTATTAAGTGTATAGTGAACTTGTCATAAACGCCTTTGCTGCAATATCTGCCCGAGTTTTGTGTAGAGAGATAGCTGCTCCTCTGAACCAAGGTTCCTCATTATCTACATAAATAAAAC
This region includes:
- the LOC114402637 gene encoding trigger factor-like protein TIG, Chloroplastic isoform X1, translating into MELCTRTFTSFLLFNPSFSPNSVFLRANPNATTPLKFNSLKLSSFSPHVHLFQPFLSPHISSPFTLSAAASASSSSVAVGTEQDRLPAELKVTETEEPKSRVRLHVEVPSLVCEDCYKRVITEFMKQAKIPGFRPGKKVPENILISYVGSQNVQKATIESILRRTLSHAMTSVTGRALQDSVQIVTKFSEMEETYSSLGSLRYDVLVDIAPEIKWIPDNNAYKNLKIVVEIDSDIDAHRASEQEFRRRYKSIGALKVVIDRGLQVGDVAVLDISATTIDQDESNVKSIPSAESKGFNFDTEYGEQVLPGFLDSIIGIQRGESKSFPLVFPETWKQENLRGVHAQFTVECKELFYRDLPELNDSIADKLLPECTTVEQVKDLLLQKCLEVEQTAREQATDNAILDQISKIVEVDIPKSLFEEQGRQLYGANLLEIQAKMKLNEQQLATLSSSKAVNEFLEHQKENITNLIKQSLAVGDIYKRENLQFVTEDLVKEVENSIAEFKRQNQEYDEERVKGQVQEILEGAKVLEWLREHAEVQYVTK
- the LOC114402637 gene encoding trigger factor-like protein TIG, Chloroplastic isoform X2, producing the protein MELCTRTFTSFLLFNPSFSPNSVFLRANPNATTPLKFNSLKLSSFSPHVHLFQPFLSPHISSPFTLSAAASASSSSVAVGTEQDRLPAELKVTETEEPKSRIPGFRPGKKVPENILISYVGSQNVQKATIESILRRTLSHAMTSVTGRALQDSVQIVTKFSEMEETYSSLGSLRYDVLVDIAPEIKWIPDNNAYKNLKIVVEIDSDIDAHRASEQEFRRRYKSIGALKVVIDRGLQVGDVAVLDISATTIDQDESNVKSIPSAESKGFNFDTEYGEQVLPGFLDSIIGIQRGESKSFPLVFPETWKQENLRGVHAQFTVECKELFYRDLPELNDSIADKLLPECTTVEQVKDLLLQKCLEVEQTAREQATDNAILDQISKIVEVDIPKSLFEEQGRQLYGANLLEIQAKMKLNEQQLATLSSSKAVNEFLEHQKENITNLIKQSLAVGDIYKRENLQFVTEDLVKEVENSIAEFKRQNQEYDEERVKGQVQEILEGAKVLEWLREHAEVQYVTK